In Dysgonomonadaceae bacterium zrk40, one genomic interval encodes:
- a CDS encoding response regulator, whose translation MNIKILLFFILVVVVPLKAQPEAYFVHYGPEDGLPQHTITDILQDRSGFMWFSTWDGLSRFDGYTFKTYHLPGSTDIASQSSRIDHLFEDRYRNIWTLTYDNHAYRFDVRTETFTGTGAISGLEGHPFAASGIISSSNGNVWLLSEEDGCIVVTDSLFHANQYHTRNHNLTDNRVNGVHEDSEGNCWFLTGRGLTFLEAGSSVPIFYFHPATNTPFSDEFSFFCVLELNEEIWFGADKGVIWRYDKKKGSFHPLHTGLTTDVIAIDEISTDKIAVISSHSGFVIYNTHDGSVEIYNRQTLPEMTSAQIFSYYLDKNRNLWFETDHLGVARFIPYSRQYRNYEPFIESTETSVFPPNFFIFEDIEDRLWIHPRGGGFSLYDPETDHLIPFYNEPFSPSWLFSNMMHSAYSDRQGNLWMCTRSHGLEKVIFFDDSQFRSILLNDNIHSTISNDVRPIFEDSQGTIWAATKDGMIHLYDASLKEKGILTEKGTIGKGNPLRGIAYCITEDSQQNIWIGTKGEGIYRLTPDEGGETYAIHRIQHTPGDIHSLSDNHVYSIYEDKNGNIWVGTFGGGINLILHGTGGERVLHHGNGLNGYPFSLGDQVRIINEDRYGNICVGTTLGLIMFDPDFRSADAISYKTYVHNSDDPGTVGANDIIDICTTEDGETFIGSFGGGISRVSETDSMGFPILFETYDSNHGLPSNIILSLQEDRLGNIWVGSEGGLTKFNRSDETFENFSEMKRLLKRNNFSEDSRCRLRDGRMLFGYSHGMILFDPDQVRNNTFNPYLALVQFRLFNRSVPITPDGPLKRDIHLTDRLHLKHNQNFFSIEFAALDYIDPENIFYAYKLDGFDKEWNFSGNQRIANYTNLSPGKYLFRVKSTNSDGVWAENERLLAIEVMPPFWATGWAYLIYVLLLLLILYITFKILYTFYRMRNKIILEKRESEIKTRFFTNISHEIRTPLTMIVSPIENLLSSSSTPSLVKNQLKLVSKNTNRLLDMVNQILDFQKMSQLPLTVHRIEIAPFIENLFEGYVKNAEIRKIDYRFVNRAGDAIIWADGEALEKIILNLLSNAFKYTPAGRSITLTLYNQDNELSVEIRDTGSGISKEKQARLFRRFESFNEDKSKPSTGIGLSIVKELADKHMARIVVESEVNQGSCFTLFFKKGIAHFGPEVTIDETTFSGRETEIEEAQNSTTAHCEVYTRMNEHPLVLVVEDDEDLRQFIRSILEEDYEVHEASNGLEGFEKAQELMPDFIVSDIMMPEADGMQLLENIRKNVQTSHILFLLLTAKTTLESKLEGFEQGADEYISKPFSVTFFKARVKSLLQRRNELQNFYRNRVYRSPGTISEEISKNETAVNDKDLTFIQSINRFIEERLGNNDYVIEDLAMEMGMSRSVFFKKVKGLTGLAPVEYVRDVLMQHAAVLLIQEDLTIKEISYMVGMNDAKYFSRCFKNKYRMTPTEYRKMNVIPVSATQENELG comes from the coding sequence ATGAACATAAAAATTCTGCTGTTTTTTATTCTCGTGGTTGTTGTTCCCCTCAAGGCACAACCGGAGGCTTACTTTGTTCATTACGGTCCAGAGGATGGACTCCCGCAACACACCATCACCGATATCCTGCAAGATCGGAGCGGATTCATGTGGTTCAGCACCTGGGATGGCCTGAGCAGGTTCGATGGTTATACCTTCAAAACCTACCACCTGCCCGGTAGCACTGATATTGCATCACAGAGCAGTAGGATTGATCACCTCTTTGAGGATCGTTACCGTAACATCTGGACCCTGACATACGACAACCATGCTTATCGTTTTGATGTCCGCACGGAGACCTTTACCGGTACAGGAGCTATTTCGGGTCTCGAGGGTCATCCCTTTGCTGCATCCGGTATCATTTCTTCATCAAATGGGAATGTCTGGCTTCTGTCTGAAGAAGATGGATGCATCGTTGTCACGGACTCACTGTTTCATGCCAATCAGTATCATACGCGCAATCACAATCTTACCGACAACCGGGTGAACGGGGTGCATGAAGACAGTGAGGGGAATTGCTGGTTCCTTACCGGCAGAGGTCTTACTTTCCTTGAGGCCGGAAGCAGTGTGCCCATTTTTTACTTCCATCCGGCGACCAATACACCTTTTTCCGATGAGTTTTCCTTTTTCTGCGTCTTAGAACTGAACGAGGAGATTTGGTTTGGTGCTGATAAAGGTGTCATCTGGCGTTACGACAAGAAGAAAGGGAGCTTTCATCCATTGCACACAGGTTTGACCACCGATGTGATTGCCATCGATGAAATCTCAACAGATAAGATTGCAGTGATCTCATCTCATAGCGGTTTCGTTATATACAACACTCACGATGGCAGCGTGGAGATTTATAACCGGCAAACTCTCCCTGAAATGACTTCTGCTCAGATCTTTTCCTATTACCTGGACAAAAACAGGAATCTGTGGTTCGAAACAGATCACCTCGGGGTCGCAAGGTTCATTCCTTATTCTCGTCAATATCGTAATTACGAGCCATTCATTGAGAGTACTGAAACGAGTGTATTTCCCCCCAACTTTTTTATCTTTGAAGACATTGAGGATCGTCTTTGGATTCATCCCCGGGGGGGGGGATTCTCACTTTATGACCCGGAGACTGACCATCTGATCCCCTTCTACAACGAACCGTTCTCTCCTTCCTGGTTGTTTTCCAACATGATGCACTCAGCCTACTCCGACAGGCAAGGAAACCTCTGGATGTGTACCCGGTCACACGGACTGGAAAAGGTGATCTTCTTTGATGACAGTCAGTTTCGGTCTATATTACTGAACGACAATATCCATTCTACCATCAGCAATGATGTTCGTCCCATCTTCGAGGATTCACAAGGCACCATATGGGCTGCCACCAAAGATGGGATGATCCATCTCTACGATGCTTCACTAAAGGAAAAGGGTATTCTCACCGAGAAGGGTACAATCGGCAAGGGCAATCCGCTGAGAGGCATCGCCTATTGCATCACAGAAGATTCCCAACAAAACATATGGATCGGCACCAAGGGAGAAGGTATTTACCGGCTGACACCGGATGAGGGTGGTGAGACCTATGCGATCCACCGGATACAACATACCCCGGGAGATATCCACTCGCTGAGTGACAACCACGTTTACTCCATCTATGAAGACAAGAATGGGAATATCTGGGTTGGGACATTTGGAGGTGGAATCAACCTGATACTCCACGGTACCGGCGGTGAGAGGGTGCTACACCATGGAAACGGACTAAATGGCTATCCCTTCAGCCTGGGTGATCAGGTGCGAATCATCAACGAGGACCGCTACGGGAATATTTGTGTGGGAACAACTTTAGGCTTGATTATGTTTGACCCCGATTTCAGAAGCGCCGATGCGATCTCTTACAAGACCTACGTTCACAACAGCGATGATCCCGGCACTGTGGGTGCCAATGATATCATCGACATTTGTACCACTGAGGATGGAGAGACTTTCATCGGTAGCTTCGGGGGGGGGATCAGCCGGGTGTCGGAAACCGATAGTATGGGATTCCCGATTCTATTCGAGACATACGATAGCAACCATGGACTCCCCTCCAACATCATTCTTTCTTTACAGGAGGACCGGCTCGGTAACATCTGGGTTGGCAGCGAAGGTGGGCTGACCAAATTCAACCGTAGCGATGAGACATTTGAGAACTTCAGTGAGATGAAACGGCTGTTGAAACGAAACAATTTCTCTGAAGACTCCAGGTGCCGGCTGCGTGACGGGAGAATGCTATTCGGGTACTCACACGGAATGATTCTTTTTGATCCCGATCAGGTGAGGAACAACACTTTTAATCCCTACCTGGCATTGGTGCAGTTCAGGCTATTCAACCGTTCCGTACCCATCACGCCTGATGGTCCGCTGAAACGTGACATTCATCTGACTGACAGGTTGCATCTGAAGCACAACCAGAATTTTTTCAGTATTGAGTTTGCAGCACTCGATTACATCGATCCTGAGAATATCTTTTACGCCTATAAGTTGGATGGGTTCGACAAGGAGTGGAATTTTTCCGGCAATCAGAGAATAGCCAACTATACCAATCTCTCCCCTGGAAAGTATCTGTTCCGTGTTAAGTCGACTAACAGCGACGGTGTGTGGGCAGAGAATGAGCGACTCCTGGCCATCGAAGTGATGCCTCCTTTCTGGGCAACCGGATGGGCTTATTTAATCTACGTGTTATTGCTGTTGTTGATACTGTATATTACCTTTAAGATACTCTATACCTTTTACAGGATGCGTAACAAGATCATCCTGGAGAAACGGGAATCAGAGATCAAGACACGATTCTTCACCAATATCTCTCACGAGATCCGGACTCCGCTCACCATGATTGTTTCGCCAATAGAGAATCTCCTCTCCAGCAGCAGTACTCCTTCGCTTGTGAAGAATCAGCTCAAGTTGGTCTCCAAGAACACCAACCGGTTGCTGGACATGGTCAACCAGATCCTCGATTTCCAGAAGATGTCACAGTTGCCACTTACCGTGCACAGGATTGAGATTGCCCCGTTTATTGAGAATCTTTTCGAGGGGTATGTCAAAAATGCGGAGATCAGAAAGATTGACTACCGGTTCGTGAACCGTGCCGGCGATGCAATTATCTGGGCCGATGGTGAAGCTTTGGAGAAGATCATCCTGAACCTACTTTCAAATGCGTTCAAGTACACCCCGGCGGGCCGTTCAATCACCCTCACCCTCTACAACCAAGACAACGAGTTGTCTGTTGAGATCAGGGATACCGGGTCAGGCATCTCAAAGGAGAAGCAGGCACGGTTGTTCAGGCGTTTTGAATCGTTCAACGAAGACAAGAGCAAACCCAGTACCGGCATAGGCCTCTCCATCGTGAAGGAGCTGGCCGACAAACATATGGCACGCATCGTAGTGGAGAGCGAAGTGAACCAGGGCAGCTGCTTTACCCTCTTCTTCAAAAAGGGGATTGCACATTTCGGGCCTGAGGTTACCATCGATGAAACTACGTTCAGTGGGAGAGAAACAGAGATTGAGGAGGCACAAAATAGTACAACGGCTCACTGTGAGGTGTACACCCGTATGAATGAACATCCCCTGGTGTTGGTTGTGGAAGATGATGAGGATCTGCGTCAGTTTATTCGTTCCATCCTGGAAGAGGATTACGAAGTGCATGAAGCATCGAATGGCTTGGAGGGATTTGAGAAAGCACAGGAGCTGATGCCCGATTTCATTGTCAGTGATATCATGATGCCTGAAGCAGATGGCATGCAATTGTTGGAGAATATTCGTAAGAACGTCCAGACCAGTCACATTCTTTTTTTGCTACTCACGGCCAAAACAACATTAGAGAGTAAGCTGGAGGGATTTGAGCAGGGGGCTGATGAGTACATTTCCAAACCCTTCAGCGTTACATTCTTCAAGGCGAGAGTGAAAAGTCTGTTGCAAAGGAGAAATGAATTGCAGAATTTTTACCGCAACAGGGTCTACCGCTCACCCGGAACGATATCGGAAGAGATCAGCAAAAACGAAACAGCTGTCAACGACAAGGATCTGACGTTTATTCAATCAATCAACAGGTTCATTGAAGAGCGCCTGGGTAATAATGATTATGTGATTGAAGACCTGGCAATGGAGATGGGTATGAGCCGCTCCGTTTTTTTCAAGAAGGTGAAAGGGCTCACCGGTCTGGCACCGGTGGAGTATGTGCGGGATGTGTTGATGCAACATGCTGCCGTGTTGCTGATACAGGAAGATTTAACCATCAAGGAGATCTCTTACATGGTGGGTATGAACGATGCCAAGTACTTTTCCAGATGTTTCAAGAATAAATACCGGATGACGCCAACAGAATACAGGAAGATGAACGTTATTCCGGTATCGGCAACTCAAGAAAATGAATTGGGGTGA
- a CDS encoding RagB/SusD family nutrient uptake outer membrane protein, which translates to MKKYINICLILLTFGLFFSSCDLDAPSQSAAEGSVVLSIEALAEGAVMGIHQSFGETNSYRGRFLPYYGINSDVEWINGINPTQLNDAGKYELSTYAASPGNTQMNTDNNAWAKFYEGIERANKAIEGLRDFGNVEENPRMAQLLGEALTLRAVIYLDLVKAWGDVPARFEPITTETLYLPRSDRDVIYKQLLADLDEAEELVAWPNETNITASTERVNKAFVKGLMARVALYAGGYSQRADGVRRSTDPELSVDKMYALAKEKTIEVIQQGSNTLGSFEQNFRLLCQDDVTAGKESLWEIPFSAGRGRVLFTLGVQHRAADQYTAQNRGGTNGPLPYLFYDYDVEDLRRDVTCVPYEWSNSNPSHQQLRSIDNWCFGKLRYEWMNRRVTSTNDDGINWQYMRLADVYLMAAEAINELEGPAAAAPYLKSILDRALPAEKVTAYMSQATASKDSFFNAIVDQRALEFAGESLRKADLIRWNMLKTKLDEAKMKMTQLINREGPYADLPEKLYFKTADDNETLIIYGLNHGDSDEIGASLGYEGSTTWFDTDDLTPELINALYQNDPDQNQFWPIWQTFIDSSNGQLTN; encoded by the coding sequence ATGAAAAAATATATCAATATCTGTCTGATTCTTCTGACATTCGGACTTTTCTTCAGCTCCTGCGACCTGGATGCACCATCACAGTCGGCAGCCGAAGGATCGGTCGTCCTCTCCATTGAGGCACTGGCCGAAGGAGCGGTAATGGGCATCCACCAGTCGTTCGGGGAGACCAACTCCTACCGCGGACGTTTTTTACCCTACTACGGCATCAACAGCGATGTGGAGTGGATCAACGGCATCAACCCCACCCAATTAAACGATGCAGGCAAGTACGAACTCTCTACCTACGCCGCCTCCCCCGGAAACACGCAGATGAACACAGACAACAATGCCTGGGCCAAGTTCTATGAAGGAATTGAACGAGCCAACAAAGCTATCGAAGGGCTGCGCGACTTCGGCAACGTGGAGGAAAACCCACGTATGGCACAACTGCTTGGTGAAGCACTCACTTTACGGGCAGTGATTTATCTCGACCTGGTGAAAGCATGGGGTGATGTACCGGCACGCTTTGAGCCGATCACCACTGAGACACTCTACCTCCCGCGAAGTGACCGCGATGTCATTTACAAACAGCTGTTGGCTGACCTGGATGAGGCAGAAGAGCTAGTGGCATGGCCGAACGAAACCAACATCACTGCCAGTACTGAGCGAGTCAACAAGGCGTTCGTGAAAGGACTGATGGCACGCGTCGCCCTCTATGCCGGCGGATACTCACAGCGAGCCGATGGTGTGCGCCGCAGCACAGACCCCGAGCTGAGTGTCGATAAGATGTATGCTCTCGCAAAAGAAAAAACCATCGAGGTGATTCAACAGGGATCCAACACACTGGGATCCTTCGAACAGAACTTCCGTCTGCTATGCCAGGATGATGTGACCGCCGGAAAGGAGTCACTCTGGGAAATTCCCTTCTCCGCAGGCCGCGGACGAGTGCTCTTCACCCTGGGTGTGCAACACAGGGCTGCTGACCAGTATACCGCTCAAAACAGGGGCGGCACCAACGGTCCCCTGCCTTACCTTTTCTACGACTACGACGTAGAGGACTTGCGGCGTGACGTTACCTGCGTACCCTACGAGTGGTCTAACTCAAATCCGAGTCACCAGCAGCTCAGGAGCATCGACAACTGGTGCTTCGGCAAACTGCGCTATGAATGGATGAATCGCAGAGTAACCTCCACCAACGACGACGGCATTAACTGGCAATACATGCGCCTGGCTGATGTCTACCTGATGGCTGCCGAAGCGATCAATGAGCTGGAGGGTCCCGCTGCAGCGGCACCCTACCTGAAGTCAATCCTCGACAGGGCACTGCCGGCAGAGAAGGTGACCGCCTACATGTCGCAGGCTACCGCCAGCAAGGATTCCTTCTTCAATGCGATCGTCGACCAGCGCGCCCTGGAGTTTGCAGGCGAAAGTCTTCGCAAGGCAGACCTGATTCGCTGGAACATGCTCAAAACAAAGCTTGATGAGGCCAAGATGAAGATGACACAGCTTATCAACCGAGAAGGGCCCTACGCTGATCTACCCGAGAAGCTCTATTTCAAGACTGCAGACGACAACGAGACTCTGATCATCTACGGACTGAACCACGGAGACAGCGATGAAATCGGAGCCAGCCTCGGTTACGAGGGCAGCACCACCTGGTTCGACACTGACGATCTGACACCGGAACTGATCAATGCGCTCTACCAGAACGATCCTGATCAGAACCAATTCTGGCCCATCTGGCAGACATTCATCGACAGTAGTAACGGACAATTAACGAACTAA
- a CDS encoding TonB-dependent receptor, whose amino-acid sequence MNETGMKRKVTIGLLLLLLFSMGISAQERTIRGVVKDSNGEPIIGANVMVKGTSIGAATDLEGNYTISVPTSATTLYVTYIGMKEAEAPITGNVVNFTLEEDVSSLDEVVVIGYGTMRKRDLTGSVSSVNAETLAAVPVASAVEAITGKMAGVQVLTTEGSPDAEMRIRVRGGGSITQSNDPLFIVDGFPVSTISDIPPTDIESIDVLKDASSTAIYGSRGANGVVIVTTKSGQAGKLRLSYNAYFGVKQIAKTMEVLSPYDYASWQYELAALKGNDAIENYNSFFGNYQDIDLYRNIPHNDWQDLTFGRPGSSMNHSLSLNGGSDKMTYAFNFSHLSDKAIMEDSDYRRNSMSLKLNNKATDRIALDFSVRYTDTKINGGGANDANSTLDTDKRLKYSVIYTPIPLKNLDASAGSADDDLGNLYNPLVSISDNAREKTQKRLNMAGSATWEMVDNLKLRSEVGMDHQDDGDQRYWGLTTYYIKNYPSVDNQGKPAIRLVNRERQALRNTNTINYDFKNHLGEDHSLNMMAGHEYIIRKGITLTDEVHGFPATFTAKDAWRLSSQGVPYTIDNYYNEDDKLLSYFGRINYDYMSKYLVSATFRADASSKFSKENRWGYFPSAAAAWRISSEPFMEGTKGWLEDLKLRASFGTAGNNNIPSGQLVQMFESKATSWINGFSSYWAPSKVMANPDLKWETTITRNLGLDFTLLGGRLSGTVEAYRNTTSDLLIEFPVAGTGYDTQYRNMGENQNQGIEATLNWYAVNRKNFTLSFSGNIGFNKTEIQSLGIMNDFGYETYWASSEIGYDYWIAKGGAVGQMFGYHSDGRYEVDDFTDYNETTNRWNLKEGVADASGVVGTIRPGSMKLKDLDGDDIISVEDREIIGDANPVHTGGFTLNSTFYGFDLAAAFNWSYGNDIYNANKIEFSHTGKYQYRNMITTMEPGKRWTNLREDGTISNDPAELATMNANTTMWSPYTSRMIFSDWAVEDGSFLRLNTLTLGYTLPKHLLAKAKIENLRFYVTGYNVALWTNYSGYDPEVSTIRRTNLSPGVDYSAYPRSRQLVFGVNLNF is encoded by the coding sequence ATGAATGAAACAGGAATGAAAAGAAAAGTAACCATCGGTTTACTACTCCTACTTCTCTTTTCAATGGGTATTTCAGCCCAGGAGAGAACGATTCGTGGGGTTGTGAAAGACTCCAACGGTGAACCAATTATTGGAGCCAATGTGATGGTGAAAGGTACGAGCATCGGTGCTGCCACCGATCTGGAGGGGAACTACACAATCTCCGTTCCCACATCAGCAACTACACTCTACGTAACCTACATCGGCATGAAGGAAGCAGAAGCACCCATCACCGGTAACGTAGTCAATTTCACCCTCGAAGAAGATGTTTCCAGTCTTGACGAGGTAGTGGTAATCGGTTATGGAACGATGCGAAAACGAGACCTTACCGGATCTGTGTCCTCGGTGAATGCCGAGACACTGGCTGCAGTACCGGTAGCCTCCGCCGTAGAGGCTATAACCGGTAAGATGGCCGGGGTGCAGGTACTCACCACAGAGGGTTCACCCGATGCCGAGATGCGCATTCGTGTTCGTGGTGGAGGCTCCATCACGCAGAGTAACGATCCTCTCTTCATTGTAGATGGTTTCCCCGTAAGTACCATCTCTGACATTCCGCCTACCGACATCGAATCGATTGATGTACTGAAAGATGCTTCCTCGACCGCCATTTACGGATCACGCGGTGCCAACGGGGTTGTGATCGTAACAACTAAGTCGGGACAAGCTGGCAAGCTTCGGCTAAGCTACAATGCATATTTCGGTGTGAAGCAGATCGCGAAAACAATGGAAGTGCTCTCCCCCTATGATTATGCTTCCTGGCAATATGAACTGGCAGCCCTCAAAGGCAACGATGCCATCGAGAACTACAACTCCTTCTTCGGCAACTACCAGGACATCGATCTCTACCGCAATATACCTCACAACGATTGGCAGGATCTCACTTTCGGACGTCCCGGCAGCTCCATGAACCACAGCCTGAGCCTCAACGGCGGAAGTGACAAGATGACCTACGCGTTCAACTTCTCACATCTCTCCGACAAGGCGATCATGGAAGATTCCGACTATCGGCGCAACAGCATGAGCCTGAAGCTAAACAACAAGGCTACAGACCGTATCGCACTCGATTTCTCGGTACGTTACACCGACACCAAAATCAACGGGGGCGGTGCCAATGATGCCAACAGTACGCTCGATACCGACAAGCGGTTAAAATACTCAGTGATCTACACCCCCATACCGCTGAAGAACCTCGATGCTTCTGCCGGTAGTGCCGACGACGACCTGGGGAATCTGTACAACCCACTGGTATCCATCAGCGACAACGCTCGTGAGAAGACTCAGAAACGTCTCAACATGGCAGGAAGTGCCACCTGGGAGATGGTAGACAACCTGAAGCTTCGCTCGGAGGTGGGAATGGACCACCAGGACGACGGAGACCAACGCTACTGGGGTCTCACTACATATTACATCAAGAACTACCCCTCGGTCGACAACCAGGGTAAGCCCGCCATCCGTCTGGTTAACCGGGAACGGCAGGCATTGCGAAACACCAACACCATCAATTACGATTTCAAGAATCATCTTGGAGAGGACCACAGCCTGAACATGATGGCAGGTCACGAGTACATCATACGCAAAGGAATCACGCTTACCGACGAGGTTCACGGCTTCCCCGCAACCTTTACTGCCAAGGATGCCTGGCGTCTCTCCTCGCAGGGGGTACCCTACACCATCGACAACTACTACAACGAGGATGACAAGCTACTTTCCTATTTCGGTCGTATAAATTACGATTACATGAGCAAGTACCTGGTGAGCGCCACCTTCCGTGCCGATGCCTCCTCCAAGTTCAGCAAAGAAAACAGATGGGGTTATTTCCCCTCAGCTGCCGCTGCCTGGCGCATCTCCTCCGAACCATTCATGGAGGGAACCAAGGGATGGCTTGAGGACCTGAAACTGCGCGCCAGCTTCGGTACCGCCGGTAACAATAACATCCCTTCCGGACAGCTGGTTCAGATGTTTGAATCGAAGGCCACCTCTTGGATCAACGGCTTCTCAAGTTATTGGGCACCTTCAAAGGTGATGGCCAATCCAGACCTGAAATGGGAGACCACCATCACCCGTAACTTAGGACTCGATTTCACTCTGTTGGGAGGACGTTTGAGTGGTACGGTAGAAGCTTATCGCAATACCACCAGCGACCTGCTGATTGAGTTCCCCGTTGCGGGTACCGGTTACGACACACAGTACCGCAACATGGGTGAGAACCAAAACCAGGGGATTGAAGCAACACTCAACTGGTACGCCGTAAACAGGAAGAACTTCACACTCAGCTTCAGTGGCAACATTGGTTTCAACAAAACTGAAATCCAGAGCCTGGGCATCATGAACGACTTTGGATATGAGACCTATTGGGCTTCCTCAGAGATTGGCTATGACTACTGGATTGCCAAGGGAGGTGCCGTGGGCCAGATGTTCGGATATCATTCCGACGGTCGATATGAGGTGGATGACTTCACCGATTATAACGAAACGACAAACCGTTGGAACCTCAAGGAAGGGGTTGCAGACGCCTCCGGCGTGGTGGGTACCATACGACCGGGATCGATGAAACTGAAAGATCTCGACGGTGACGACATCATCAGCGTAGAAGACCGTGAGATCATCGGCGACGCAAACCCAGTACACACCGGCGGATTCACTCTCAACTCCACTTTTTACGGCTTTGACCTCGCTGCTGCCTTTAACTGGAGCTACGGCAATGACATCTACAATGCCAACAAGATTGAGTTCTCCCACACAGGGAAATATCAATACCGAAACATGATCACCACCATGGAGCCGGGCAAGCGTTGGACCAACCTGCGCGAAGATGGCACCATCAGCAATGATCCCGCAGAACTGGCGACCATGAATGCCAACACCACGATGTGGTCGCCCTACACCTCTCGTATGATCTTCAGCGACTGGGCGGTTGAAGACGGCAGTTTCCTCCGGCTCAATACACTCACATTGGGTTATACCCTCCCGAAACACCTGTTAGCCAAGGCGAAGATCGAGAACCTTCGATTCTACGTGACCGGCTACAACGTGGCACTCTGGACCAACTACAGTGGTTATGATCCCGAAGTATCCACAATCAGAAGGACCAACCTCTCACCGGGTGTCGACTACTCAGCCTATCCGAGAAGCCGTCAACTTGTATTTGGTGTGAACCTTAATTTTTAA